Below is a window of Caldicellulosiruptoraceae bacterium PP1 DNA.
TCTTCGAGTGTTTTTAACATATCCTTTACCTTTAAAAGCATGTTATTAAATGAAGTATATAAAATTGCAATTTCATCATTTGATTTATATTCTGGCATTTCAATATCTAAGTTTCCTTCAGCAACTTTATTGGAATATCTTGCAAGCCTTGTTATAGGGGATGTGAGTTGCTTTGCAAAGATAAAGGCTAATATTGTTGCTAATAAAGTCCAAATAAAAATAATAATATTATTGATGCCTTTAATTGTAGTAATAATTTTTTGTATTTTTTTATAAATTGCTAGATTATGATTTATTTTATAATCACTAAGTTTTGCTAAGTAATAATTTATAAAATCAATTGTTTTTGAATAGTCTAAATAAACATTTAAAAAATTTATGTTGCCTTTTTTATAGATAATAAGCTTTTCGGTTAATGCATTTGTATTATTAAATATATTGTAGATATTTTCAACATACATGTATTCTTCTGCAGATATAACTGATGAATTAACCTCGTTTAGCTGTGCTGAAATGGTGTTTAAGCTATCATATATTTTTAAAAATGAATCAGAATCACCAGTTGTAAGAAAATGTTGAACGTTATAATTTAAATCATTTATACTTAACTTAATATCATTAACCTTTTTTATACTTTCAACTGTTTGATTAATTGAACTAATAATAAATTCAATATTAAATTGTATGAGTATGTTCATCAAAACAACTGAAAATATTACAAATACTAAAAAAATAATTAGCTTAAACTGTATGGAATGTATGTATTCTTTCATAATGAAAATTTACACCAACCTATTTTATAATACTAAAATCTGTTGAGATATATGATGCTGCATGTCCATATTTTTTAAAACTTAAAATTCCATCTATCAATTTTTCTGATATATTCTTTACCTTATCATTAATCAATGCTGTAATAATTCCTTCTTTTTGATATTTAAGTAGTTTTTGGTCAGAGCCTGAACCGATTAAAATAAATCTATCAATTTTATTTGACAAAATAACAGTCTGTGTTAAAGTAAATGTTTCAATTTCGTTACTTGCATAAATAACATTAAAACTATTATTATCAGAAACAAGCTCTTTTGCAATAAGTTCTGCAGAAAATGACCCATAATCAGAACTAAAAGTTTTTATATAAACTTCATTTATTTTATGTTCTTTTAAAAAATCAGTAATACCTTTTATTTCAAGAGTGCCTCCAATGCTACTATAAAAAGGATTATTTACAATAGCCATATTAACATAGTTGGAGGTTTTCTTTTTTAGATTATCGTAAATAATTTCTCCGACAATTTTGCCTTTCAGGTAATAATCAATTCCAATAAAAATATCTTCATTTTTATATAAAGAATCATTTAATAAAGAAACAACAAAAATATTCTTTTTTTTAAGATTGCTAATTTCATTATCCACTGAAGTATTACTAAAAATATTACATAATATAACAGCATCGATATTAGCATAATATGAAAGACTTATTGCATTAATTAGCTCTTGAATATTAGAATAAAAGATTACATCAGATAAAATATGTCTATTAACTGAAACAGCTTTAAACTGTTGAATAAAGGTATTCCAATATGATTCATTTTTAGGTAGTATCAAAATTGTTCTTATGTTCTGTTCTTTTTTATACACTCCCATCATTCTATTTGCTTTATATATATTCCATAAATTATATACAGATATCAATAAAAAAGATGATAAAAAAATTACTATTACAAATATAAATAAACTTCTATACAATTTATCAGAAATTTTCATATAATACGCCTCCAGTTTTATTGTAACATTTAGTGAACTTTTTAGGTATAGAAAATTTTTGTTGATTAAAAATTACTATCAATTTTAATTATTAGATCATAAACTTCCACAATATGTGCAAAAAATGATAGTGAATAAAAATATTTTTGTGAGTATTATATAATACATAAACCATAAGATAAACTTAAAAATTCTTATGGTAGATAAAATTATTATTAGGAGGGTATTTGAATGAGTAAAAAGTTTAAACTAAAGGTTCTTTCTATTGTTGTTGCTTTGATTTTTGCTTTTGGTGTTTTAGCAAATGTTTTTGCTCCAAAAGCACAAGCAAAAACAATTAAGATTGGTTTTTCTCTTGATACACTACAAGAGGAAAGATGGCACAAAGATAGAGATGAATTTGTTAAAGCAGCAAAAAAATTAGGAGCACAAGTTTTAGTTCAATCAGCAAATATGGACGATGCAGTTCAAAAATCACAATGTGAAAACCTAATAAGCCAAGGTGTTGATGTTCTTGTTATTGTTCCACATAATGCTGAAACATTAACATCAGTTATCGAAGAAGCTCATAAATCAAAAATTCCTGTAATTTCATATGACAGACTTATTAAGAATGCAGATGTTGATCTTTACATCTCATTTGATAATGTTAAGGTTGGAGAATTACAAGGCAAATATTTAACAACAAAGGTTCCAAAGGGAAATTATTTTGTATTTAGTGGTTCCCCAACAGACAACAATGCTAAATTATTCAAAGAAGGTGCAATGAAATATATAACACCATTAGTAAAGAAAGGTGCTGTAAAAGTATTATTTGAACAGTCAGTTAAAGATTGGAAACCAGAAGAAGCACTAAGACTTGCAGAAAATGCACTTACTGCTAACAAGAACAATGTTCAAGGTATACTTGCACCAAACGATGGTACAGCAGGTGGAATAATACAAGCTCTCAAGGCTCAAGGACTTGCAGGTAAAGTAGTTGTTACAGGTCAAGATGCTGACTTAGCAGCTATAAAGAGAATTGTTGAAGGTAGCCAATCAATGACAGTATTCAAAGATGTAAGAGAATTAGCTAAAAAGGCAGCTGAAGTTGCTGTAAAACTTGCAAAAGGAACAAAGGTAAGTGCATTAAAAGACGTAAATGGTAAAGTAGATAATGGCAAGTTAAAGGTTCCATCAGTTTTATTAACTCCAGTTGCAGTAGATAAGTCAAACCTTGATAAAGTATTAATCAAAAGTGGTTGGTTTACAAAACAGCAGGTATATGGTAAGTAAGGTTTTAATTTAAGGAGGAAACATAATGATGTTTCCTCCTTAAGTAAATTATAGCTAGAGGTGATAATTAAATGAGCGAATATATCTTAGAGATGGAACATATTATAAAAGATTTCCCGGGTGTAAGAGCTTTAAATGATGTTACTTTTAAAGTTAAGAAAGGAGAGATACACGCTTTAGTTGGTGAAAACGGAGCTGGTAAATCTACTTTGATGAAAATTTTAAGCGGTGCTTATCCATTCGGAACTTATGAAGGTGATATATATATAGAAGGCAAGAAGCAACAGTTTAAAACAATTAAAGACAGTGAACATGCTGGTATATCAATAATTTACCAAGAATTAACTTTAGTTAAATATATGACAGTTGGTGAAAATATCTTTTTAGGTGAAGAACCTACAAAAAATGGATTTATTGATTGGAACAAGGTATATTCTGATTCACAAGCATTGTTTAATAAACTTGGTATAGATATAGATGTTTATGAGAAGGTGATG
It encodes the following:
- a CDS encoding sensor histidine kinase, giving the protein MKEYIHSIQFKLIIFLVFVIFSVVLMNILIQFNIEFIISSINQTVESIKKVNDIKLSINDLNYNVQHFLTTGDSDSFLKIYDSLNTISAQLNEVNSSVISAEEYMYVENIYNIFNNTNALTEKLIIYKKGNINFLNVYLDYSKTIDFINYYLAKLSDYKINHNLAIYKKIQKIITTIKGINNIIIFIWTLLATILAFIFAKQLTSPITRLARYSNKVAEGNLDIEMPEYKSNDEIAILYTSFNNMLLKVKDMLKTLEEKAELERIINEQKIEFIKYKQALQEAELKSLQSQINPHFLFNTLNTIIQIAMFENAEKTYDILLKTSSYLRYTVHNINKAVTLMDEIENIKNYMYIHSLRFGDNIELQININDECKKALVPSMILQPIIENSIIHGFSKKSKGIIKINVFKDDKLMHIEVSDNGVGMDTNTLEKLRIQEIVSTTSHGIGIENISKRIEYFYNIKNPLTIISEVDVGTTVLISIPIIYDYLKLPNRGEFKADVESFNS
- a CDS encoding substrate-binding domain-containing protein produces the protein MKISDKLYRSLFIFVIVIFLSSFLLISVYNLWNIYKANRMMGVYKKEQNIRTILILPKNESYWNTFIQQFKAVSVNRHILSDVIFYSNIQELINAISLSYYANIDAVILCNIFSNTSVDNEISNLKKKNIFVVSLLNDSLYKNEDIFIGIDYYLKGKIVGEIIYDNLKKKTSNYVNMAIVNNPFYSSIGGTLEIKGITDFLKEHKINEVYIKTFSSDYGSFSAELIAKELVSDNNSFNVIYASNEIETFTLTQTVILSNKIDRFILIGSGSDQKLLKYQKEGIITALINDKVKNISEKLIDGILSFKKYGHAASYISTDFSIIK
- the xylF gene encoding D-xylose ABC transporter substrate-binding protein; the encoded protein is MSKKFKLKVLSIVVALIFAFGVLANVFAPKAQAKTIKIGFSLDTLQEERWHKDRDEFVKAAKKLGAQVLVQSANMDDAVQKSQCENLISQGVDVLVIVPHNAETLTSVIEEAHKSKIPVISYDRLIKNADVDLYISFDNVKVGELQGKYLTTKVPKGNYFVFSGSPTDNNAKLFKEGAMKYITPLVKKGAVKVLFEQSVKDWKPEEALRLAENALTANKNNVQGILAPNDGTAGGIIQALKAQGLAGKVVVTGQDADLAAIKRIVEGSQSMTVFKDVRELAKKAAEVAVKLAKGTKVSALKDVNGKVDNGKLKVPSVLLTPVAVDKSNLDKVLIKSGWFTKQQVYGK